One bacterium genomic window carries:
- the tmk gene encoding dTMP kinase — protein sequence MGFFITLEGPEGSGKSTQTEMLVSCLKGKGYQCLLTREPGGTKMGEAIREILLKFSPGPSIVTELFLYAAARRQHVDEIIRPALEADKIVVCDRFADATVAYQGYGRNLDLKWIRQVNYLATDGIKPDLTFLLDIDPQAGLERALGGRAPDRMEREAISFHHRVRQGYLELAQVESDRIKIIKADEEKEEVHRQIRRCVEEALQRSRGGKG from the coding sequence GTGGGATTCTTTATTACCTTAGAGGGACCGGAAGGGAGCGGTAAGAGCACCCAGACGGAAATGTTAGTTAGCTGCCTGAAGGGTAAGGGATATCAGTGTCTGCTTACCCGGGAACCGGGAGGAACAAAGATGGGAGAGGCCATCAGAGAAATCCTTCTCAAGTTTTCTCCCGGACCTTCGATCGTGACCGAACTCTTTCTTTATGCGGCTGCCCGGAGACAACATGTGGATGAAATTATCCGGCCAGCCCTGGAAGCAGATAAAATAGTAGTCTGTGATCGCTTCGCTGATGCTACCGTAGCCTACCAGGGATATGGCCGAAATCTGGATTTAAAATGGATCCGCCAGGTAAATTATCTGGCCACGGATGGGATCAAACCTGACCTCACCTTTCTCTTAGACATAGATCCTCAAGCCGGCCTGGAAAGGGCGCTGGGAGGCAGAGCCCCAGATCGAATGGAACGGGAGGCCATCTCTTTTCATCATCGAGTTAGACAAGGCTACCTTGAATTAGCTCAAGTTGAATCAGATCGGATCAAGATCATCAAGGCTGATGAGGAAAAAGAGGAAGTTCACCGTCAGATCAGACGATGTGTGGAGGAGGCCTTGCAAAGGAGCAGAGGAGGTAAAGGATGA
- a CDS encoding NAD(P)H-hydrate dehydratase has protein sequence MKLTTASQMQEIDRRATADFGIPGLILMENAGLKAVQVLVDFISDLAQKKVVVCAGRGNNGGDGLVVARHLFNGGIDVRVVLISEKSKVTGDAKVNLEAVLKSGIPLYEATSPDQLDQVRQEILTADIIIDALLGTGIKGPVKGLMGETINLINEASQVIRHSQSAISNPQSAIRNPQSVVLSLDLPSGLPADTGQIEGPCVKATATVTFGLPKIGLFLYPGATKVGQLYLAEIGFPPPLLKDAALKFHLLEEEEIASLMPRRAVWAHKGDCGRVLVIAGSVGMTGAACLSSQAALKIGAGLITLGVPESLNPICEIKLTEVMTRPLAQTEKGTLSLRAYSQLEDLLSKASSIILGPGLGRHPETTRLVEKIIREVEAPIVLDADGLNAISADPDILRASRAEVIITPHPGEASRIITKDIAEINADRPGTAAYLAQNYQVVAVLKGAPTVIASPEGNIYLNPTGNPGLASGGTGDVLTGMIGGLLAQGLPPLDAARAGVYLHGLSADLAIVEKSIPGLSATDLISYLPQTLSRMTKISGQKTD, from the coding sequence ATGAAGCTGACTACTGCTTCACAAATGCAAGAGATTGATCGCCGGGCCACCGCCGATTTTGGTATCCCTGGGCTTATCCTGATGGAAAATGCCGGTTTGAAGGCTGTCCAGGTTTTGGTTGATTTCATATCCGATTTGGCTCAAAAAAAGGTGGTGGTCTGTGCCGGTCGGGGGAATAATGGGGGTGACGGCTTGGTCGTGGCCAGACATCTTTTCAATGGGGGGATAGATGTCAGGGTTGTTTTAATCTCGGAAAAGAGCAAAGTAACCGGAGATGCCAAGGTTAATCTGGAGGCGGTGCTTAAAAGCGGTATCCCGCTCTATGAGGCGACTTCTCCGGATCAACTGGATCAGGTGCGCCAGGAGATATTAACCGCTGATATTATTATTGATGCCTTGTTAGGAACGGGTATAAAAGGACCGGTTAAGGGGCTTATGGGCGAGACCATCAATTTAATAAATGAAGCTTCCCAAGTAATCCGCCATTCGCAATCCGCAATCAGTAATCCGCAATCCGCAATCCGCAATCCGCAATCAGTAGTGCTTTCCCTTGATTTGCCTTCCGGCCTTCCGGCTGACACCGGCCAGATCGAAGGGCCGTGTGTTAAGGCTACTGCCACGGTTACCTTTGGCCTCCCCAAGATTGGATTGTTTCTATATCCAGGGGCAACTAAGGTCGGGCAGCTCTATTTGGCCGAGATAGGCTTTCCCCCGCCCTTACTCAAAGATGCCGCTCTAAAGTTCCATCTCTTAGAAGAGGAAGAAATCGCTTCGCTTATGCCTCGACGGGCGGTCTGGGCGCATAAAGGGGATTGTGGTCGAGTCCTGGTGATAGCCGGCTCGGTGGGGATGACTGGCGCTGCCTGTCTGAGTTCTCAGGCAGCTTTAAAGATAGGCGCCGGGCTGATTACCCTGGGGGTGCCGGAAAGCCTTAACCCTATCTGTGAAATAAAGCTAACCGAGGTAATGACCAGACCACTGGCTCAGACAGAAAAAGGCACCCTCAGTTTGAGGGCTTATTCCCAACTTGAGGATCTATTGAGTAAAGCCTCTTCGATTATCCTTGGACCTGGCCTCGGCCGACATCCGGAGACCACCCGGTTGGTAGAAAAGATCATTCGTGAGGTCGAGGCCCCCATAGTTCTTGATGCTGACGGCTTAAATGCCATTTCAGCCGATCCAGATATCCTCCGGGCTTCCAGGGCTGAGGTGATTATTACCCCTCATCCGGGTGAGGCCAGTCGAATAATCACCAAAGATATAGCTGAAATTAACGCTGATCGGCCTGGGACGGCGGCTTACCTGGCTCAAAACTATCAGGTGGTAGCGGTGCTCAAAGGGGCGCCCACGGTAATCGCTTCTCCGGAAGGTAATATCTACCTGAATCCAACCGGCAATCCCGGCTTAGCTTCCGGAGGGACCGGCGATGTCCTCACGGGTATGATTGGTGGACTGCTGGCCCAGGGGCTTCCCCCCCTTGATGCCGCCAGGGCAGGCGTTTATCTCCACGGCCTGAGCGCTGATCTGGCTATCGTTGAGAAATCAATACCTGGATTGTCGGCCACGGATCTGATTTCTTATCTCCCCCAAACACTAAGTCGGATGACAAAAATCAGCGGACAGAAGACAGATTAA
- a CDS encoding alcohol dehydrogenase catalytic domain-containing protein: MQALVYDEKKIRLIRDYPEPKASAGEALIRLILAGICRTDLEISRGYMDFRGVLGHEFVGVVEESEDKSLIGKRVVGEINARCGRCSYCQRGLGNHCPERTVLGILKRDGCLADYFLLPPKNLHLVPDSVPDEAAVFTEPLAAALQSLEQVHIKPTDLCVVIGDGKLGLLVAQVVSLTGCELLVTGHHQDNLDILNRLGIQTKVAAAQPLEKKVDVVIECSGRPEGLRQALNLLKPRGKLILKSTFAAQNGSPPFNPAQLVIDEITLIGSRCGPFGAALRLLNRGLVETSSLISAIYPLDEAEAAFTKAGGKGILKVLLRP; this comes from the coding sequence ATGCAGGCGCTTGTTTATGATGAAAAGAAGATAAGATTAATCAGAGATTATCCTGAACCAAAGGCTTCAGCCGGGGAGGCCTTAATCCGGCTCATTCTGGCCGGGATATGCCGCACTGATCTTGAGATCAGCCGGGGATATATGGATTTCAGAGGTGTTCTGGGGCATGAATTTGTCGGGGTAGTCGAAGAAAGCGAGGACAAGTCTTTAATTGGCAAGCGGGTGGTAGGAGAAATTAATGCCCGGTGCGGAAGATGCAGCTATTGCCAGAGAGGACTGGGCAATCATTGTCCTGAACGGACGGTGTTGGGTATTTTAAAACGAGACGGCTGTCTGGCGGATTATTTCCTGCTTCCGCCCAAGAACCTGCACTTAGTTCCGGACTCTGTCCCTGATGAGGCCGCTGTTTTTACCGAACCACTCGCGGCTGCCCTTCAGAGCCTGGAACAAGTGCATATTAAACCGACAGACTTATGTGTGGTTATTGGTGATGGAAAACTGGGACTTCTGGTGGCCCAGGTGGTTTCCCTCACCGGATGTGAATTGCTGGTGACAGGGCATCATCAAGATAATTTGGATATCCTAAATAGACTGGGCATTCAAACAAAGGTGGCGGCTGCCCAACCGTTAGAGAAGAAAGTGGATGTGGTGATCGAATGCAGCGGACGACCAGAAGGGTTAAGGCAGGCCCTTAATCTCCTTAAGCCGAGGGGTAAACTTATCCTCAAAAGCACCTTTGCGGCTCAGAATGGTTCACCTCCCTTTAACCCGGCCCAACTGGTCATTGATGAAATCACGCTTATTGGCTCTCGCTGCGGACCCTTCGGCGCGGCCTTACGGTTGCTTAACCGGGGATTAGTTGAGACATCATCACTTATCTCAGCCATTTATCCCTTAGATGAGGCCGAGGCAGCCTTTACCAAAGCCGGGGGAAAGGGAATACTGAAGGTGCTCTTGAGGCCATGA